A region from the Brachyspira hampsonii genome encodes:
- a CDS encoding MetQ/NlpA family ABC transporter substrate-binding protein, whose translation MKKFLLLISSVILSLMILSCGNNSSGDQKVVKVGFAGESDYQIWNPIVAKLAEEGIKVELVSFSDYTIPNQALNDGEIDLNAFQHYAYFNDEVSNKGYDLTAIADTYISAMNIYSTNITDVKELKNGDKIAIPNDPSNGGRALKVLQAAGIIKVRPEAGDTPSVSDIIENPLNIEIVEMDAGAIYGVLPDVACAVINGNYAIDFGLNPGSDYIFKDDPSIYSGKSFVNLIAARTKDKDNELYKKVVETYQSDIVEKVYNENFLGSYLPTWK comes from the coding sequence ATGAAAAAATTTTTATTATTGATATCATCAGTTATATTGTCATTAATGATATTATCATGTGGAAATAATTCTTCTGGTGATCAAAAGGTGGTTAAAGTTGGTTTTGCCGGAGAGTCTGATTACCAAATCTGGAATCCTATAGTAGCTAAATTAGCTGAAGAAGGAATAAAAGTAGAATTAGTTTCTTTCTCTGATTATACTATACCGAATCAGGCTTTAAATGACGGAGAAATTGATTTGAATGCTTTTCAGCATTATGCATACTTTAATGATGAAGTATCAAATAAAGGATATGATTTAACTGCTATTGCTGATACTTATATATCTGCTATGAATATTTATTCTACTAATATTACAGATGTAAAAGAATTAAAAAACGGAGATAAAATAGCTATACCTAATGATCCTTCTAATGGAGGAAGAGCTTTAAAAGTTCTTCAGGCTGCAGGAATTATTAAAGTAAGACCTGAGGCAGGAGATACTCCTAGTGTAAGCGATATAATAGAAAATCCTTTGAATATTGAAATAGTGGAAATGGATGCCGGTGCTATTTACGGTGTTCTTCCTGATGTTGCTTGTGCTGTTATAAACGGAAACTATGCTATAGATTTCGGCTTGAATCCGGGTTCTGATTATATATTTAAAGATGACCCTTCTATTTACAGCGGAAAATCTTTTGTTAATTTAATAGCTGCAAGAACTAAAGATAAAGATAATGAATTATACAAAAAAGTTGTAGAAACTTATCAATCTGATATAGTAGAAAAAGTTTATAATGAAAACTTTTTAGGTTCTTATCTTCCTACTTGGAAATAA
- a CDS encoding PD-(D/E)XK nuclease family protein, with the protein MQELFLFPNYKAKNNYLKNNFKKYTLDITNYQTLHQYYKSSKEIFFENYRIEHNVQDIDESIAIINIHNILFQYKTKNKDALISKQNTTYELAYTLYKLIEEITLAKFYGFKLDEYDNLKDINEIINLYKEYNKENNLLDEFDIFELFIKSIENKELEFLNTYEYITIYNFEKIPPLHLIFLESIKKHYNKNIKVIMPYNMEKHFNNYKSFYQGIDNFEVNKNSNLAKALLGENNDINKYKNKIKFISGFGAKQEADTVIDEIIKLIENGVNPYDIGIIFSDIQLYSDIVSNRLKECQIKFNERRANFIWKVPIIPVLTSIFLILDKYNGEIDVDTLIKILSSSYIKLNGINTYNIRDLIYSYEDYNSIEIFSKMSFKDFKNKISKKFEYNDASKSIIDFLDLLNNLVSKKSYKEIGLAYINILKFLDVGNTEDTDDNKNEYFYRDNEALALFINLILEIAYTEKLDNIDNQEISHFDFHAALNTILRDKSIGENENKDITLTVSNLYDARGLKLKHIFILGMNNDFINIRPNAFFISAKLREYINKKIVFNTQSYLSDIHYALFLNILSGCYEDSNIYFSFRFKDEKGNLEIPFYYLENIYRKLYNEDFKFENLEKNGLIYRKEYIQREDNIHTDKENLMSLFLYNTIAYKIDNAENIIDTVYHKHNKNIHHDFNNKEDIKNFFLNVLKEKISVTTLQAIMECPAKFFYSRLYSKESVESKIQGVNYMDRGRAYHKFFQDFYEEVKNQYSDEGCRLIESEFNNYCNIANHVVDNHINDLINMYSSKDLEEKYLLEYKFDYNVIREEALNVMSYFIKKEIINNKLKEEDEGCFYIPTYFERYIGSKEDFIIYKNKDISIKIKGIVDRIDLSYSDKEHKNINGIRIVDYKSRYKAEEAKGETQKDIIRETIRIYLQPILYLKYILNQYIQKNIPEKIKHCEVVFTVYREKDIINESQKINQMYNDRDMLLSICGYIDSEYNLKDYFDEVFNKILEGELVYIQNSTNCINCYNAPYCENAYKKDNDEYSL; encoded by the coding sequence ATGCAAGAATTATTTTTATTTCCTAACTATAAAGCAAAGAATAATTATCTAAAAAATAATTTCAAAAAATATACCTTGGATATAACTAATTATCAGACTCTGCATCAATACTATAAAAGCAGCAAAGAAATATTTTTTGAAAATTATAGAATAGAACATAATGTTCAGGATATAGATGAGTCAATAGCAATAATAAATATTCATAATATATTATTCCAATATAAAACAAAAAATAAAGATGCACTAATATCAAAACAAAATACAACTTATGAATTAGCATATACTTTATATAAACTAATAGAAGAAATAACATTAGCTAAATTCTACGGATTTAAATTAGATGAATATGATAATCTTAAAGATATAAATGAAATAATAAATCTATATAAAGAATACAATAAAGAAAATAATTTATTAGATGAATTTGATATTTTCGAGCTTTTTATAAAATCTATAGAAAATAAAGAATTAGAATTTTTAAATACTTATGAATATATAACAATTTATAATTTTGAAAAAATACCGCCTTTGCATTTGATATTTCTTGAATCCATAAAAAAACATTATAATAAAAATATAAAAGTTATAATGCCTTATAATATGGAAAAACATTTTAATAATTATAAATCATTCTATCAAGGTATTGATAATTTTGAAGTAAATAAAAATTCAAATCTGGCAAAAGCACTGCTGGGAGAAAATAATGATATAAATAAATATAAAAACAAAATAAAGTTCATATCCGGATTCGGTGCCAAACAGGAAGCTGATACAGTCATTGATGAGATAATTAAATTGATAGAAAATGGAGTTAATCCCTATGATATAGGAATAATATTTTCAGATATTCAGTTATACAGCGATATTGTTTCAAATAGATTAAAAGAATGCCAAATAAAATTTAATGAAAGAAGAGCTAACTTTATATGGAAAGTACCTATAATACCTGTACTCACTTCAATATTTTTAATATTAGATAAATATAATGGAGAAATAGATGTAGATACTTTAATAAAAATATTATCAAGCTCATATATAAAACTTAATGGCATCAATACTTATAATATAAGAGATTTAATATATTCTTATGAAGATTATAACTCTATAGAAATATTTTCAAAAATGTCTTTCAAAGATTTTAAAAATAAGATTTCTAAAAAATTTGAATATAATGATGCTTCAAAATCAATAATAGATTTTTTGGATTTATTGAACAATCTGGTATCAAAGAAAAGTTATAAAGAAATAGGACTTGCATATATAAATATTTTAAAATTTTTAGATGTAGGAAATACAGAAGATACAGACGATAATAAGAATGAATATTTCTATAGAGATAATGAGGCATTAGCTTTATTTATTAATCTCATACTAGAAATAGCATATACAGAAAAACTTGATAATATAGATAATCAGGAAATAAGCCATTTTGATTTTCATGCGGCTTTAAATACAATTTTAAGAGACAAATCTATAGGCGAAAATGAAAATAAAGATATAACTCTTACAGTAAGCAATTTATATGATGCTAGAGGATTAAAATTAAAACATATATTTATATTAGGAATGAATAATGATTTTATAAACATAAGACCTAATGCATTTTTTATAAGTGCTAAATTAAGAGAGTATATAAATAAAAAAATAGTTTTTAATACTCAAAGCTATTTATCAGATATTCATTATGCTTTATTTTTAAATATATTATCAGGATGCTATGAAGATAGTAATATTTATTTCTCATTCAGATTTAAAGATGAAAAAGGTAATTTAGAGATTCCATTTTATTATTTAGAGAATATATACAGAAAATTGTATAATGAGGATTTTAAATTTGAAAATTTAGAGAAAAACGGACTTATATACAGAAAAGAATATATACAAAGAGAAGATAATATACATACAGATAAAGAAAATCTTATGAGTTTATTTTTATATAATACTATAGCCTATAAAATAGATAATGCAGAAAATATTATAGATACAGTTTATCATAAACACAATAAAAATATTCATCATGATTTTAATAATAAAGAAGATATAAAAAATTTCTTTTTAAATGTTTTAAAAGAAAAAATATCCGTTACAACTTTGCAGGCTATAATGGAATGTCCAGCCAAATTCTTCTATTCAAGATTGTACTCAAAAGAATCTGTTGAATCTAAAATACAAGGTGTAAATTACATGGATAGAGGAAGGGCATATCATAAATTCTTTCAGGATTTCTATGAAGAAGTAAAAAATCAATATTCTGATGAAGGATGCCGTTTAATAGAAAGCGAATTTAATAATTACTGCAATATAGCAAATCATGTTGTAGATAATCATATAAATGACTTAATAAATATGTATTCATCAAAAGATTTAGAAGAAAAATATTTATTAGAATATAAATTTGATTATAATGTTATAAGAGAAGAAGCATTAAATGTAATGTCATATTTTATCAAAAAAGAAATCATCAATAACAAACTAAAAGAAGAAGATGAGGGCTGTTTTTATATACCTACATATTTTGAAAGATATATAGGAAGTAAAGAAGATTTTATTATATACAAAAATAAAGATATATCTATAAAAATAAAAGGTATAGTTGATAGAATAGATTTAAGCTACTCTGATAAAGAACATAAAAATATAAATGGAATAAGAATTGTTGATTACAAGTCAAGATACAAAGCAGAGGAAGCGAAAGGAGAAACTCAAAAAGATATTATAAGAGAAACTATAAGAATATATTTGCAGCCTATTTTATATTTAAAATATATACTTAATCAATATATACAAAAAAATATACCAGAGAAAATAAAGCATTGCGAAGTAGTTTTTACGGTATACAGAGAAAAAGATATTATAAATGAATCGCAGAAAATAAATCAGATGTATAATGACAGGGATATGCTTTTATCTATATGCGGTTATATTGACAGTGAATATAATTTGAAAGATTATTTTGATGAGGTTTTTAATAAAATTTTAGAAGGGGAATTAGTTTATATACAAAATAGTACAAATTGTATAAACTGTTATAATGCTCCTTACTGCGAGAATGCTTATAAAAAAGATAATGATGAATATTCATTATAA
- the hisF gene encoding imidazole glycerol phosphate synthase subunit HisF, with protein sequence MITKRIIPCLDVRDGRVVKGTNFEGLKDVDDPVELAKYYNNSLADELVFYDITASYEGRKLFVNVLEKVANEIFIPLTVGGGINTIKDFDMVLKSGADKVSVNSGAIKNPDLIREAAEKYGNQCVVLSIDIKRVNGKYSVFSKGGREDTGIDAIEWAVKGEKNGAGELVINSIDTDGVKNGFDIELLKEIADNVSIPLIASGGAGNMEHFKDVFQVKGVDAGLAASIFHFKEIDIRELKEYLHKNNIKVRL encoded by the coding sequence ATGATAACAAAAAGAATAATTCCATGCTTGGATGTAAGAGACGGCAGAGTTGTAAAGGGTACTAATTTTGAAGGATTAAAAGATGTAGATGATCCTGTAGAGCTTGCTAAATATTATAATAACTCTTTAGCTGATGAGCTTGTATTTTATGATATTACAGCTTCTTATGAAGGAAGAAAATTATTTGTTAATGTACTTGAGAAAGTGGCAAATGAAATATTTATACCGCTTACAGTTGGAGGAGGAATAAATACTATAAAAGATTTTGATATGGTTTTAAAATCAGGAGCTGATAAAGTGAGCGTAAATTCCGGAGCTATAAAGAATCCTGATTTAATAAGAGAGGCCGCTGAAAAATACGGCAATCAATGTGTTGTACTTTCTATAGATATAAAAAGAGTTAATGGAAAATATTCTGTATTTTCTAAGGGAGGCAGAGAAGATACAGGAATTGATGCTATTGAATGGGCTGTAAAAGGTGAGAAAAATGGTGCGGGAGAGCTTGTAATAAATAGTATTGATACTGACGGAGTAAAAAATGGTTTTGATATAGAACTACTTAAAGAAATAGCTGATAATGTTTCTATACCTTTAATAGCTTCAGGCGGAGCAGGAAATATGGAGCATTTCAAAGATGTATTTCAAGTTAAAGGCGTTGATGCAGGATTAGCTGCTTCTATATTTCATTTTAAAGAAATAGATATTAGAGAATTGAAAGAATATCTTCATAAGAATAATATTAAAGTAAGGCTTTAA
- a CDS encoding variable surface family protein, translating into MDFLIHSNQFRARLNALGFKLEANNVHVTAGFRNPTAGKIFNNIYSSTSYEQNNYETVNFIPKVIAAIGYKIPNIFGIGLGYEFSYNSSEYQVHSPIITSVAYNDNFRISIPVHIGIGSKNKDGQIGISTAIEARYYLNLPFMSNIRLYIKYGEFNEKGKLGSTFQNSKKSSIGLATRIYFRVETEDVLIEPIIRLQYDQALESDVDGVKSFGNYYDITAFNQGKYSTGLDYKDNPTDDLGLIFRQGWAIENPYRIGVALPVGFTAGNDYFSVYLEPSVSFNVINGSRIYKSNQNNSDLVTLRPDAFYIVGYFVYGEFYLKPSKSLEWYTEIQTGGTSTLASLQKSSFSEFVLNASTGITWYFNL; encoded by the coding sequence ATTGATTTTTTAATTCATAGTAATCAGTTTAGAGCAAGGCTTAATGCACTAGGATTCAAACTTGAAGCCAACAATGTACATGTTACAGCAGGTTTCAGAAATCCTACAGCAGGTAAAATATTCAATAATATTTATTCATCAACATCATATGAACAAAATAACTATGAAACAGTAAATTTTATACCTAAAGTAATAGCCGCTATAGGATATAAAATTCCAAATATTTTTGGTATAGGTCTTGGATATGAATTTTCATATAATAGCAGTGAATATCAAGTTCATAGTCCAATAATAACATCTGTAGCTTATAATGATAATTTTAGGATATCAATACCTGTGCATATAGGAATAGGTTCAAAAAATAAAGATGGACAAATTGGTATATCTACAGCAATTGAAGCTAGATATTATCTTAATTTACCTTTTATGAGTAACATACGACTATATATAAAATATGGAGAGTTCAATGAAAAAGGTAAATTAGGATCAACTTTTCAAAATTCAAAGAAAAGCTCAATAGGACTTGCCACAAGAATATATTTCAGAGTAGAAACAGAAGATGTTCTTATAGAACCTATAATAAGACTTCAATATGATCAGGCATTGGAAAGTGATGTTGATGGCGTAAAAAGTTTTGGAAATTATTATGATATAACTGCATTTAATCAAGGAAAATATTCTACAGGATTAGATTATAAAGATAATCCAACAGATGATTTAGGATTAATATTTAGACAAGGTTGGGCTATAGAAAATCCATATAGAATTGGCGTAGCTTTACCAGTTGGTTTTACAGCAGGTAATGATTATTTTAGTGTTTATCTAGAACCTTCTGTATCTTTCAATGTTATAAATGGAAGCAGAATATATAAAAGTAATCAAAATAACTCTGATTTAGTAACATTAAGACCAGATGCTTTTTACATTGTTGGATATTTTGTATATGGAGAATTTTACTTAAAACCTTCAAAATCTCTTGAATGGTATACAGAAATACAAACAGGCGGTACTTCAACTTTAGCATCATTACAAAAATCTAGTTTTTCTGAATTTGTATTAAATGCATCTACAGGTATCACATGGTATTTTAATTTATAA
- a CDS encoding glycoside hydrolase family 16 protein produces MKKIILFLSVLILSIVVVVSCNNKGVTGSNTGITGQNIGNGPAKTDIPTGENIAFKEDFNEGTIPDDFCGLCVTEESPSTWNRYFQNTDGYEMVRIEDGNLVLKAIYDGSKGGDDFRTGGVYSHNNRYGVGTRLSVRAKLKNPNPSGNNDFNVRGAFPAIWYYPLFTKNPWPDDGEIDLMEWIIDNPQKAWLTVQYSKASGGSTSKTANSPGVNTGIDMNAYHVYTCDIVKDKVILYIDGKKALEFTPSDPAGQKRYPYNDMTYYIILNASYQNGSWCPAPNKDSSANYEMWVDWVKVEKIDPDDSSPALPSTTF; encoded by the coding sequence ATGAAAAAAATTATACTTTTTTTATCAGTTTTAATTCTTTCTATTGTAGTTGTAGTATCTTGTAACAATAAAGGTGTAACAGGTTCTAATACAGGTATAACAGGTCAAAATATTGGAAATGGTCCAGCTAAAACAGATATACCTACAGGAGAAAATATTGCTTTTAAAGAAGATTTCAATGAAGGAACTATACCAGACGATTTTTGTGGATTATGTGTTACAGAAGAAAGTCCATCTACTTGGAATAGATACTTCCAAAATACAGATGGTTATGAAATGGTAAGAATAGAAGATGGTAATTTAGTATTAAAAGCAATTTATGATGGAAGTAAAGGAGGAGATGACTTTAGAACAGGCGGAGTATACAGTCATAATAATAGATATGGTGTTGGAACTAGATTATCAGTTAGAGCTAAACTAAAAAATCCTAATCCATCAGGAAATAACGATTTTAATGTTAGAGGAGCTTTCCCTGCTATATGGTATTATCCTTTATTCACTAAAAATCCTTGGCCTGACGATGGTGAAATAGACTTAATGGAATGGATTATTGATAACCCTCAAAAAGCTTGGCTTACAGTTCAATATTCTAAAGCATCTGGAGGAAGTACTTCTAAAACAGCAAATTCACCAGGAGTTAATACAGGCATAGATATGAATGCATATCATGTATATACTTGCGATATAGTAAAAGATAAAGTTATATTATATATTGACGGTAAAAAAGCTTTAGAGTTTACTCCTAGTGATCCTGCAGGACAAAAAAGATACCCATATAACGATATGACATATTATATAATATTAAATGCTTCATATCAGAATGGTTCTTGGTGTCCTGCTCCTAATAAAGACTCATCAGCTAATTATGAAATGTGGGTAGATTGGGTTAAAGTTGAAAAAATAGATCCTGACGATAGTAGTCCAGCTTTACCTAGTACAACTTTTTAA
- a CDS encoding acetyl-CoA C-acetyltransferase: protein MKEIVIASAVRTPVGKFLGSFSNVSAVELGTVAVKEALKRANIKPEQVDETYFGCVIQSALLPNAARQISVNAGIPVDKPALTINILCGSGLRAVSMAAQMIKSGDADIVVAGGTENMSMAPYTSSAMRMGARMGESKMQDTLLNDALICAFEHYHMGVTAENVAEQWGITRQEQDEFACRSQNRAEEAVKSGRFKDEIVPVTIKTRKGEIVVDTDEHPTFGTTMESLAKLKPAFKKDGTVTAGNASGINDAASAVVVMSKEKADELGIKPMAKIVGYATHGVEPRIMGIGPIEATRKALKMANLTVEDLDLIESNEAFAAQSIAVARELKFNMDKVNVNGGAIAIGHPIGASGARILTTLLHEMKKRGSKKGLATLCIGGGMGTSLVVEM, encoded by the coding sequence ATGAAAGAAATAGTAATAGCAAGTGCTGTTAGAACACCTGTAGGTAAATTCTTAGGATCATTTTCAAATGTATCCGCTGTGGAATTAGGCACAGTAGCAGTAAAAGAAGCACTAAAAAGAGCAAATATCAAACCTGAACAAGTAGATGAAACTTATTTCGGCTGTGTTATACAATCAGCACTTCTTCCAAATGCCGCAAGACAGATATCCGTTAATGCCGGAATACCTGTAGATAAGCCTGCATTAACTATAAATATATTATGCGGTTCAGGATTAAGAGCGGTATCAATGGCAGCACAAATGATTAAATCAGGAGATGCTGATATAGTAGTTGCAGGCGGTACTGAAAATATGAGTATGGCTCCATATACTTCTTCAGCTATGAGAATGGGGGCTAGAATGGGTGAAAGTAAAATGCAGGATACTTTACTTAATGATGCTCTTATTTGTGCTTTTGAGCATTATCATATGGGGGTTACTGCTGAAAATGTTGCAGAACAATGGGGTATTACAAGACAGGAACAAGATGAGTTTGCATGCAGAAGTCAGAACAGGGCAGAAGAAGCTGTAAAAAGCGGAAGATTTAAAGATGAAATAGTACCTGTTACAATTAAAACTAGAAAAGGTGAAATAGTAGTAGATACTGACGAACACCCTACATTCGGTACTACTATGGAATCTTTGGCTAAATTAAAACCTGCATTCAAAAAAGACGGTACTGTTACTGCTGGTAATGCTTCTGGTATCAATGATGCTGCTTCAGCTGTGGTTGTTATGTCTAAAGAAAAAGCTGATGAGCTTGGAATTAAACCTATGGCTAAAATTGTAGGTTATGCTACTCATGGTGTTGAGCCTAGAATAATGGGTATAGGACCTATAGAGGCAACTAGAAAGGCTTTGAAAATGGCTAATCTTACAGTTGAAGATTTGGACTTAATAGAAAGTAATGAGGCTTTTGCTGCTCAGTCTATAGCTGTTGCCCGTGAATTAAAATTCAATATGGATAAAGTTAATGTTAATGGCGGAGCTATTGCTATAGGACACCCTATAGGAGCTTCCGGAGCTAGAATACTTACTACACTTCTTCATGAGATGAAAAAACGCGGTTCTAAAAAAGGACTTGCTACGCTTTGTATAGGCGGCGGTATGGGTACTTCTTTAGTTGTAGAAATGTAA
- a CDS encoding PepSY-like domain-containing protein, giving the protein MNNSLNLFIKITPSKLPENIRKFIASNYSKAKIVYIDIRKEQYEIKLNNGIYINFDKNGAWNYISSDDKLSENILPKNISSKIKNIMKKYNNAYIFEVSKRIEFYKIRLTNSLEICIGNNGQLIMA; this is encoded by the coding sequence ATGAATAACAGCTTAAACCTTTTTATTAAAATTACACCTAGCAAATTACCTGAAAATATTAGAAAATTTATCGCTTCTAATTACAGCAAAGCTAAAATCGTTTATATTGACATAAGAAAAGAACAATATGAGATTAAATTAAATAATGGAATTTATATCAATTTCGACAAAAACGGAGCTTGGAATTATATAAGCAGCGATGACAAATTATCTGAAAATATACTCCCAAAAAATATATCAAGCAAAATAAAAAACATAATGAAAAAATATAATAATGCTTATATTTTTGAAGTTAGTAAAAGAATAGAATTCTACAAAATAAGATTGACTAATTCTTTGGAAATATGCATAGGAAATAACGGACAATTAATAATGGCATAA
- a CDS encoding MATE family efflux transporter: MNNDVVSNPLYYEKPYKLLFKYAAPSIISMLVGSLYNIVDQIFIGQGIGINGNAATNVAFPLTIICMSIALFHGFGSASMYSILLGQGNNKRAATIIGNVVVSALILGFIFTVIVKLFNKNLMTMFGSTKEVLPYAVEYTNITAIGFIPFIFSTMMSHIIRADGSPKYSMMSVLTGAIVNTILDPILIFKFDMGMSGAALATIIGQFISFAIVFRYLFRFKHITFERYNFKVDPKNILKIFSLGSSSGFNQLAMMIVQITMNNVLSYYGTNSIYGGNIPLAVAGIISKVNMLVMAFIIGTSQGSQPIIGFNYGARNYDRVIKTYKLTITITTIMAFTAFLLFQLFPRQIVGIFGDGSELYFHFAEEYMRIYMALMVINGIQPVTGTFFTSLGKAFKGAFISMTRQIIFLLPLIIILPRILGIDGVMYAGPVADGAALIVTVILVSREIKKLKKMQEENI; the protein is encoded by the coding sequence ATGAATAATGATGTAGTTTCTAATCCTCTATATTATGAGAAGCCTTATAAACTTTTATTTAAATACGCCGCACCAAGTATTATATCAATGCTTGTAGGGTCTTTATATAATATAGTAGATCAAATATTTATAGGTCAGGGTATAGGCATTAATGGTAATGCAGCTACAAATGTTGCTTTTCCTCTTACTATAATTTGTATGTCTATAGCATTATTTCATGGATTTGGAAGTGCCTCAATGTATAGCATATTATTAGGGCAGGGGAATAATAAGAGGGCAGCAACAATTATAGGAAATGTTGTAGTATCTGCTTTAATATTAGGATTTATATTTACGGTAATAGTAAAGCTATTTAATAAAAATTTGATGACTATGTTCGGCTCTACAAAAGAAGTTTTACCTTATGCAGTAGAATATACCAATATAACAGCCATAGGATTTATACCATTTATATTTTCTACAATGATGAGCCATATAATAAGGGCAGACGGAAGCCCTAAATATTCCATGATGTCTGTACTTACAGGTGCTATAGTTAATACTATATTAGATCCTATTTTAATATTTAAATTTGATATGGGTATGTCAGGGGCGGCACTTGCAACAATAATAGGACAGTTTATTTCATTTGCTATAGTTTTTAGATATTTATTCAGATTTAAGCATATAACTTTTGAAAGATATAATTTTAAAGTTGATCCTAAAAACATATTAAAAATATTTTCATTAGGTTCATCATCAGGGTTTAATCAATTAGCAATGATGATAGTACAAATTACTATGAATAATGTACTTAGCTATTACGGAACTAATTCCATATACGGCGGAAATATACCTTTAGCAGTAGCAGGTATTATTTCTAAAGTTAATATGCTTGTAATGGCATTTATAATAGGAACATCTCAGGGAAGCCAGCCTATAATAGGTTTTAATTACGGAGCTAGAAATTATGACAGGGTAATTAAAACATATAAACTTACTATAACAATTACTACAATTATGGCTTTCACAGCATTTTTATTGTTTCAATTATTCCCAAGACAGATTGTAGGAATATTCGGAGACGGAAGCGAATTGTATTTTCATTTTGCTGAAGAGTATATGCGTATATATATGGCATTAATGGTAATAAATGGCATTCAGCCTGTAACAGGTACTTTCTTTACCTCTTTGGGCAAAGCATTTAAGGGAGCTTTTATATCTATGACAAGACAAATTATATTTTTACTTCCTCTTATTATAATACTTCCTAGAATATTAGGCATAGACGGAGTAATGTATGCAGGACCTGTTGCTGACGGAGCAGCTTTAATCGTTACTGTTATATTGGTTAGCAGAGAAATAAAGAAATTAAAGAAGATGCAGGAAGAAAATATTTAG
- a CDS encoding MetQ/NlpA family ABC transporter substrate-binding protein: MKKVLFMLLLFVVSCNSKKENIVKIGYIGEFDIDIWEYVSNEMKEQNIILELIQFADYSVINKALNSGNIDLNHFQNYDYFVNETNKNDYYLTIIDKTFTASMNMYSKNLTNLSQLQMHSKIAVANDEVNFSRALKILESIGIIKLMKKNNINYHFTTNDIIENYLQLEFEAIDANNIYYVISSVDGAFINFNLSFDVKDANILYYDDPSKYDSDMYINLIAARLEDENNSVYKTIADSYKKRIKELVESGKLQGIIINY, translated from the coding sequence ATGAAAAAAGTATTATTTATGTTATTATTATTTGTTGTTTCTTGTAATTCTAAAAAAGAAAATATAGTAAAGATAGGATATATAGGCGAGTTTGATATAGATATATGGGAATATGTATCCAATGAAATGAAAGAACAAAATATCATTTTAGAATTAATACAATTTGCTGATTATTCTGTAATAAATAAGGCATTAAATAGCGGGAATATAGATTTGAATCATTTTCAAAATTATGATTATTTTGTTAATGAGACAAATAAAAATGATTATTACCTAACTATAATAGATAAAACTTTTACAGCTTCTATGAATATGTATTCAAAAAATTTAACTAATTTGTCTCAATTACAGATGCATTCTAAAATAGCAGTTGCTAACGATGAAGTAAATTTCTCAAGAGCTTTAAAAATATTGGAATCTATTGGTATAATAAAATTGATGAAAAAAAATAATATTAATTATCATTTTACTACAAATGATATAATAGAAAATTATTTGCAATTAGAGTTTGAAGCTATAGATGCAAATAATATTTATTATGTTATATCATCTGTTGACGGAGCTTTTATTAATTTCAATCTTAGTTTTGATGTTAAGGATGCAAATATTTTATATTATGATGATCCTAGTAAATATGATTCTGATATGTATATCAATTTAATAGCTGCAAGATTAGAAGATGAAAATAATAGTGTTTATAAAACTATAGCTGATTCTTATAAAAAGAGGATTAAAGAGCTTGTTGAATCTGGAAAATTGCAGGGAATTATTATTAATTATTAG